Proteins encoded by one window of Vampirovibrionales bacterium:
- a CDS encoding Flp family type IVb pilin yields the protein MKMMLRKSRKGQSLAEYGLILALIAIVCIAALSFLGSQIGNSLNDVGNKLFTAISSSKPGSPPAS from the coding sequence ATGAAAATGATGCTTCGCAAATCCAGAAAAGGTCAATCGCTGGCCGAATACGGTTTGATTCTGGCCCTGATCGCCATCGTGTGTATTGCGGCCCTGTCGTTCCTGGGAAGCCAAATCGGCAACTCCCTGAATGACGTCGGCAACAAACTGTTTACCGCCATTAGCAGCTCTAAACCCGGCTCGCCGCCCGCATCATAG
- a CDS encoding bifunctional hydroxymethylpyrimidine kinase/phosphomethylpyrimidine kinase produces MTSNLKANLLETMAKFSHGRALVVGDAAIDEMIYGATARLSREAPVVILRHERTDIVLGAASNAAHNIAALGAGHTALVGVCGDDYHGQRLRDALARDGVDPQALIIDPDRPTTTKTRLSGIANHSVTQQIVRIDRESDAPITGAVENAVLDAISRLAPDMDALLISDYGLGMATDAVIAHCKAMATRHGLVWAADSQRELALFSGADVISPNQPEAERNAGFAFETEADLLRGGRELLQSTGVRRLLITLGAQGMMLFDEDGSHTTIPAFNRSEVFDVTGAGDTVIGAMTLALGVGSDILSACLLGNLAASLTVRRFGAAVASVAEMRAALDSLLDERGEALIAQITRQDAAAKAS; encoded by the coding sequence ATGACCTCTAACCTGAAAGCAAATCTGCTGGAGACCATGGCGAAATTCAGCCACGGGCGGGCGCTCGTGGTCGGAGACGCCGCCATTGACGAGATGATTTACGGCGCGACAGCCCGGCTTTCGCGCGAGGCCCCCGTGGTAATTCTGCGCCACGAGCGCACAGACATCGTGCTGGGAGCCGCTTCCAACGCGGCGCATAACATTGCGGCGCTCGGCGCGGGGCATACGGCGCTGGTGGGGGTTTGTGGAGACGATTACCATGGTCAGCGCCTGCGCGACGCGCTGGCGCGCGACGGCGTGGATCCCCAAGCCCTGATTATCGATCCCGATCGCCCGACGACGACCAAGACGCGGCTATCGGGCATCGCGAATCATTCGGTGACCCAGCAAATCGTGCGCATTGACCGCGAGAGCGACGCGCCGATTACAGGGGCGGTTGAAAACGCGGTTCTGGATGCGATTTCGCGTCTGGCGCCGGACATGGACGCTTTGTTGATATCAGATTACGGGCTGGGCATGGCCACTGACGCCGTAATTGCGCATTGCAAGGCGATGGCAACGCGTCATGGTCTGGTCTGGGCGGCAGATTCACAACGCGAGCTGGCGTTGTTTTCGGGCGCGGACGTGATTTCGCCGAATCAGCCCGAAGCCGAGCGCAATGCGGGCTTTGCGTTTGAAACCGAAGCCGATCTGCTGCGCGGCGGTCGCGAGTTGTTGCAGAGCACCGGCGTTCGCCGCCTGCTGATCACGCTCGGCGCGCAAGGCATGATGCTCTTTGACGAGGACGGCAGCCATACGACAATCCCGGCATTTAACCGCAGCGAGGTGTTTGACGTCACCGGCGCCGGCGATACCGTCATTGGCGCGATGACGCTTGCGCTTGGCGTGGGCTCGGACATTTTGAGCGCGTGCCTGCTGGGGAATCTGGCGGCGAGCCTGACGGTTCGACGCTTTGGGGCGGCGGTCGCCTCGGTCGCGGAAATGCGCGCGGCGCTGGATTCGCTTCTCGATGAGCGCGGCGAGGCGCTGATAGCGCAGATCACGCGGCAAGACGCCGCTGCAAAAGCATCCTGA
- a CDS encoding exopolyphosphatase, translated as MTAAFRRYRLVTRSDFDGLVCAILLKHLDLIDEIKFVHPKDMQDGLIEINSHDITTNLPYVDGVYLAFDHHASETVRLKGLQRNHIIDPYAPSAARVVYNYYGGRTRFPAAWDEMMQAVDKADSAQFSIEEILYPKGWVLLNYLMDARTGLGRFRNFTISNYNLMMRLIDDCKDHRIEQIFQISDVRERVDLYFEHETMFKDQIKRCSTVHGNLVILDLTREETIYAGNRFVIYALYPDCNISIHRIWGLKQQNTVFAVGKSIVNRTSKTNIGELMLAYGGGGHANAGTCQIANESADAVLQELITAITRHG; from the coding sequence ATGACAGCGGCATTTCGGCGGTATCGACTCGTCACGCGAAGCGACTTCGACGGGCTGGTCTGCGCCATCCTGCTGAAACACCTCGATCTCATCGACGAGATCAAGTTTGTACATCCCAAAGATATGCAGGACGGCCTGATCGAGATTAATTCCCACGACATCACGACCAATTTGCCGTATGTCGATGGGGTGTACCTGGCCTTCGATCACCATGCCAGCGAAACCGTTCGTCTCAAAGGCTTGCAGCGGAATCATATTATCGATCCCTATGCGCCGTCTGCCGCGCGGGTCGTTTATAATTACTATGGCGGCCGTACGCGCTTTCCTGCGGCGTGGGACGAAATGATGCAGGCCGTCGACAAGGCCGATTCCGCCCAGTTCAGCATCGAAGAGATTCTCTATCCCAAGGGCTGGGTGCTGCTCAACTACCTGATGGACGCGCGCACCGGGCTTGGGCGCTTTCGTAACTTCACGATTTCCAATTATAACCTGATGATGCGCCTCATCGATGACTGCAAAGATCACCGCATTGAGCAGATTTTCCAGATCTCCGACGTGCGTGAGCGCGTGGACCTGTATTTTGAGCATGAAACCATGTTCAAGGATCAAATCAAGCGCTGCTCCACGGTTCATGGCAATCTGGTCATTCTCGATTTGACCCGAGAAGAGACAATCTACGCGGGCAATCGCTTTGTGATTTACGCGCTTTACCCCGACTGCAATATCTCAATCCATCGTATTTGGGGCCTGAAGCAGCAAAATACGGTCTTTGCCGTCGGCAAATCCATCGTCAACCGCACTTCCAAAACCAACATCGGCGAGCTGATGCTGGCCTACGGCGGCGGCGGCCACGCCAACGCTGGCACCTGCCAGATTGCCAACGAATCGGCTGACGCCGTGCTGCAAGAGCTGATTACGGCCATCACCCGCCACGGCTAA
- a CDS encoding phosphoribosylformylglycinamidine cyclo-ligase, translating into MSLPPRSDEAYRRAGVDLLQADAVVQIARRLAKTTASRANVGELGGFSGAFELPAGFERPVLLSACDGVGTKLKLAVESGIHHTVGIDLVAMSVNDILVCGGEPLAFLDYVATGALKPEMFESILSGVAEGCRQAACALVGGETAEMPGLYAGDDYDLAGFCVGVVEKELMLPQPGGVQEGQTLIGLASSGLHSNGFSLVRKILAESGATLDSPAPAPQDGSIAEMLLTPTRIYVQPVLALLRRFEGAIRAMAHVTGGGFVDNIPRVLPMGLSARLDDSTWTPPPVFPWLARLGGLDAATMRHTFNCGIGYIIVAEAAQTLDMLAFLNEGWPELQATVIGQVIDTPDRREVAFC; encoded by the coding sequence ATGTCCCTTCCTCCCCGCTCCGATGAGGCGTATCGCCGGGCAGGCGTCGATTTGCTCCAGGCCGATGCGGTCGTTCAGATCGCGCGACGACTCGCCAAAACCACCGCCAGCCGCGCAAACGTCGGCGAGTTGGGCGGATTTTCCGGCGCATTTGAGCTGCCCGCGGGCTTTGAACGCCCTGTGCTTCTCAGCGCCTGCGATGGCGTCGGCACCAAGCTGAAACTCGCCGTCGAAAGCGGCATTCATCACACGGTCGGCATCGATCTGGTGGCCATGAGCGTCAATGACATTCTGGTCTGCGGCGGCGAGCCGCTCGCGTTTCTGGATTACGTCGCCACCGGGGCGCTCAAGCCCGAGATGTTTGAGTCGATTCTGTCAGGCGTGGCTGAAGGCTGTCGTCAGGCGGCATGCGCGCTCGTTGGCGGCGAAACCGCTGAAATGCCGGGCCTGTACGCCGGAGATGACTACGATCTCGCCGGATTCTGCGTCGGGGTAGTCGAAAAAGAGCTGATGCTGCCGCAACCCGGCGGGGTTCAGGAAGGGCAAACGCTCATCGGGCTAGCGAGTTCAGGCCTGCATAGCAACGGGTTCAGTCTGGTGAGGAAAATTCTTGCCGAGAGCGGCGCAACGCTCGACAGTCCCGCGCCTGCGCCCCAAGACGGATCCATCGCCGAGATGCTCCTGACGCCGACGCGGATTTATGTTCAGCCTGTGCTTGCGCTGCTTCGACGCTTTGAAGGGGCGATTCGCGCGATGGCGCATGTGACGGGCGGCGGCTTTGTGGATAATATTCCGCGCGTACTGCCCATGGGGCTATCCGCGCGCCTCGATGACAGCACGTGGACGCCGCCGCCCGTGTTTCCCTGGCTGGCGCGCCTTGGCGGGCTGGATGCGGCGACCATGCGCCATACGTTTAATTGCGGCATCGGGTATATTATTGTGGCAGAAGCCGCCCAAACGCTCGATATGCTGGCGTTTCTCAATGAAGGCTGGCCCGAATTGCAGGCGACCGTGATCGGCCAAGTCATCGACACCCCGGATCGCCGCGAGGTGGCGTTTTGCTGA
- a CDS encoding isoprenylcysteine carboxylmethyltransferase family protein — MTEPSPAIVPIVRKSRIPLNALFTLFAFCLTAYAVYTYGLGVLRGDFSSIAILAFYMFMLILFVTRKEAQAESGRITHRIIAFATSLLPLLLQPAPHHPAPGLGILAAALWVVGAGGSLVAIGCLGKGFGIVAACRQVKTQGLYRWIRHPLYAFELVWFFSLVLLQLSWFNIVLFFTLITCQILRLLEEERILSASSEEYRQYFQKVRYRLFPAVY; from the coding sequence ATGACAGAGCCGTCCCCTGCAATTGTGCCCATCGTGCGAAAATCAAGAATTCCCCTGAATGCGCTTTTTACCCTGTTTGCGTTCTGTCTAACGGCGTACGCGGTTTATACCTATGGTTTGGGCGTATTGCGCGGCGATTTTAGTTCGATCGCTATTCTCGCATTTTACATGTTTATGTTGATATTATTTGTTACGCGCAAAGAGGCGCAAGCGGAGTCAGGCCGTATTACGCATCGGATTATTGCGTTTGCCACCAGTCTGCTGCCTTTATTGTTACAACCGGCCCCGCATCATCCTGCCCCTGGGCTGGGCATTCTTGCCGCCGCGCTCTGGGTGGTGGGCGCAGGGGGCTCACTGGTCGCTATCGGGTGTTTAGGCAAGGGGTTTGGGATTGTTGCGGCATGCCGACAGGTGAAAACGCAAGGGTTGTATCGCTGGATTCGCCATCCTCTGTATGCTTTTGAGCTGGTCTGGTTCTTCTCCTTGGTGTTGCTTCAATTGTCATGGTTCAATATTGTTTTGTTTTTTACTTTAATCACGTGCCAAATTCTGCGACTTCTTGAGGAAGAGCGTATCTTGAGCGCGTCTTCTGAAGAGTACAGGCAATATTTCCAAAAAGTTCGATACCGCCTGTTTCCGGCGGTATATTGA
- a CDS encoding glycosyltransferase family 9 protein → MITDKSAAAPANQAHAMRIGLLNFGGIGDEILFSPVIADLRRVLPDARLTLILEGRSACVAPLLPPLDHVLSVEVLKQSRPRLFASLLSLLRRERFDAVIASGSTPFMAVLLALSGAKRRFGFDSGPLSRALLTGAAPLDTRAYAAQMYYALARTALASLAGPDYTPMSRVAPMLTPPSEAECAWARGRLRPDPSDTRPLALIHPGVSLASVAKGIVKSWSPENWAALIQRLTPGCRVALTGGPDDRETIDAILAALPPEMACGNADFTHLYGETARLSQLGALMTASDALALVDSAPMHLAVGLGRPLTALFGATSPERLLPPDDPRFIALRAAPAQGPDARYLAIPVEVVASAIASQLQDRRVGPPTT, encoded by the coding sequence ATGATAACGGATAAGTCCGCCGCCGCGCCTGCGAATCAGGCGCACGCAATGCGCATCGGCCTGCTGAATTTTGGCGGCATCGGCGATGAAATTTTGTTTTCGCCGGTGATTGCCGACCTGCGGCGGGTGTTGCCCGACGCCCGCCTGACGCTGATTCTGGAAGGCCGCAGCGCGTGCGTTGCCCCGCTGTTGCCGCCGCTCGATCACGTATTGAGCGTCGAAGTTCTGAAGCAATCGCGTCCCAGGCTGTTTGCCAGTCTCCTGAGTCTGCTGCGCCGCGAGCGGTTTGATGCGGTCATTGCCAGCGGCAGCACGCCGTTTATGGCCGTGTTGCTGGCTTTATCCGGCGCAAAGCGGCGTTTTGGCTTTGACAGCGGTCCGCTCAGCCGTGCGCTGCTGACCGGCGCCGCCCCGCTGGACACCCGCGCTTACGCCGCGCAGATGTACTACGCGCTGGCCCGCACGGCGCTCGCCTCGCTGGCGGGGCCCGATTACACCCCGATGAGTCGCGTCGCGCCGATGCTGACGCCGCCTTCAGAGGCAGAATGCGCGTGGGCGCGCGGGCGACTGCGGCCCGATCCATCGGATACCCGCCCGCTTGCGCTGATTCATCCGGGGGTGAGTCTGGCGAGCGTGGCCAAAGGCATCGTCAAAAGCTGGTCGCCCGAAAACTGGGCGGCGCTGATTCAACGGCTGACGCCCGGCTGTCGCGTGGCGCTGACCGGCGGGCCGGACGATCGCGAGACCATCGACGCGATTTTGGCAGCCCTGCCGCCAGAAATGGCTTGCGGGAACGCAGATTTCACTCATTTATACGGCGAAACCGCGCGATTATCGCAACTGGGGGCGCTCATGACGGCGTCGGACGCGCTGGCGCTGGTGGATTCGGCGCCAATGCATCTAGCTGTCGGCCTGGGACGGCCGCTGACGGCGCTTTTTGGAGCAACGTCTCCAGAACGCTTGCTGCCACCGGACGATCCGCGCTTTATCGCCTTACGCGCCGCGCCCGCGCAAGGGCCTGACGCGCGATATCTGGCGATTCCCGTTGAGGTTGTGGCGTCGGCCATTGCGTCGCAATTGCAGGATCGGCGCGTCGGCCCTCCCACGACTTAG
- a CDS encoding DUF4330 domain-containing protein, giving the protein MIDATGRLFGRFNVIDFTLIAFLLATTLGLLAVQSGWHKTSGQVIEGESDIIYAIYLGNVKTLRPQALFKPGAFVSMTVRNQPRGKVKIEQVVVKPKQAMIPSGGGNFRLTADPEDQFGYNYLVTLRDHAQVTEDGYVTSGVKIKTGMKILVEGMDFQIAGVIVDVQAAPDAKKPVTKASDVKKAS; this is encoded by the coding sequence ATGATTGACGCCACCGGTCGCCTGTTTGGCCGCTTCAACGTGATTGATTTTACCCTGATTGCCTTTCTGCTGGCGACAACGCTGGGGCTGCTCGCCGTGCAATCTGGCTGGCACAAGACATCTGGCCAGGTCATCGAAGGCGAGAGCGATATCATCTACGCCATTTATCTGGGCAACGTCAAAACGCTTCGTCCTCAAGCGCTTTTCAAGCCGGGGGCCTTCGTCTCGATGACGGTGCGCAACCAGCCGCGCGGCAAAGTGAAAATTGAACAGGTCGTCGTCAAGCCCAAACAGGCGATGATCCCCAGCGGCGGCGGGAATTTCCGTCTCACAGCGGATCCTGAGGATCAATTCGGCTATAACTATCTGGTAACGCTGCGCGATCATGCGCAAGTGACGGAAGACGGCTACGTCACCAGCGGCGTCAAGATTAAAACCGGGATGAAGATTCTGGTGGAAGGCATGGACTTCCAGATTGCAGGCGTTATCGTTGACGTGCAAGCGGCGCCGGACGCTAAAAAGCCGGTCACAAAAGCGTCAGATGTAAAAAAGGCGTCTTAA
- a CDS encoding O-antigen ligase family protein, giving the protein MSALRAALKNSWALGGLTRLATLPASTLTAWAQLSRLGQWTLGLCEALDPGIDVRAVHPLIRRACQPAVLFTGVCLLFVVAAFQDTARIGMVVWLLFFMSLMASLIPGRPLLRRITMIDALVGLFYLSAVVSTAASSFFLTSLMGLFKMTTFLAAYLLFRNALEAERLTWWVALLWLLALLGGWETLVGWHQYTANLEPLATWQDPDTNPELVMTRVFGTLQPSNPNLLAGYLVTCLSAAFGLGFYHWRGLRRESLLSALAFLLGGGILATLVLTGSRGGYLALAGMFPLAFLLGGHLLFHEPALSARRGLKTLWLSILALGLGSVALALTFSESLRHRLLSIFAMREDSSISYRLNVYDSAMQMARDNWLLGIGPGNDTFKLVYGLYMVPGYTALGAYSVPLEIAVEQGLPGLLIFGALLLALALRTLWFLDSARDIREKILAITLLTAVAGSALYGAFDTIWYRPAVNIAFWLCVAGLAALTENALGREAAKRDAASR; this is encoded by the coding sequence GTGTCTGCGCTACGCGCTGCGCTTAAAAACTCCTGGGCGCTGGGAGGTCTGACCCGTCTGGCCACATTGCCGGCGTCCACGCTGACCGCATGGGCGCAACTGTCGCGGCTCGGGCAATGGACGCTGGGGTTGTGCGAAGCGCTGGATCCCGGCATTGACGTGCGGGCGGTGCATCCGCTGATTCGTCGCGCGTGTCAGCCTGCGGTGCTGTTTACCGGCGTGTGCCTGCTGTTTGTGGTCGCCGCGTTTCAGGACACGGCGCGCATCGGGATGGTCGTGTGGCTGCTGTTTTTCATGAGCCTGATGGCCAGCCTGATTCCGGGGCGTCCGCTACTGCGGCGCATCACGATGATCGACGCGCTGGTGGGGCTGTTTTACCTGTCGGCGGTCGTGTCGACGGCGGCCTCCTCGTTTTTTCTGACGAGCTTGATGGGGTTGTTCAAGATGACAACCTTTCTGGCCGCTTATCTGCTGTTTCGCAACGCCCTGGAAGCCGAACGCCTGACGTGGTGGGTGGCATTGCTCTGGCTGCTGGCGTTACTGGGCGGTTGGGAGACGCTGGTCGGCTGGCATCAGTACACCGCCAATCTGGAGCCGCTGGCGACCTGGCAAGACCCGGACACGAATCCCGAACTGGTGATGACGCGCGTGTTTGGAACCCTTCAGCCGTCTAATCCCAATTTGCTGGCGGGTTATCTGGTCACATGTCTGTCGGCGGCCTTTGGCCTTGGGTTTTACCACTGGCGCGGATTGCGTCGCGAAAGCCTGCTCTCGGCGCTGGCATTTTTATTGGGCGGCGGCATTCTGGCGACGCTGGTTTTAACGGGATCGCGCGGCGGTTATCTGGCGCTGGCAGGGATGTTTCCGCTGGCGTTTTTGCTGGGGGGGCATTTGTTATTTCATGAGCCCGCGCTGAGCGCGAGGCGCGGGCTGAAAACCCTGTGGCTGTCTATCTTGGCGCTGGGTCTTGGCAGTGTGGCGCTGGCTCTCACGTTTTCTGAGAGTCTGCGGCACCGGCTGCTGTCCATTTTCGCGATGCGCGAGGATAGCAGCATCTCGTATCGCCTGAACGTCTACGATAGCGCCATGCAGATGGCGCGCGACAACTGGCTGCTGGGTATTGGGCCGGGTAACGATACGTTTAAACTGGTGTACGGCCTGTATATGGTGCCGGGCTACACGGCGCTGGGCGCGTATAGCGTACCGCTGGAGATTGCAGTCGAGCAGGGATTGCCTGGGCTGCTGATTTTCGGCGCGCTGTTGCTGGCGCTGGCCTTGCGCACGCTGTGGTTTCTGGATTCGGCGCGCGATATCCGCGAAAAGATTCTCGCCATCACGCTGTTGACGGCGGTGGCGGGTTCTGCGCTCTATGGCGCGTTTGACACGATCTGGTATCGCCCGGCGGTGAACATCGCCTTCTGGCTATGCGTGGCGGGTCTGGCCGCCCTGACGGAAAACGCGCTGGGACGCGAGGCCGCCAAGCGCGATGCGGCAAGCCGATGA
- a CDS encoding tetratricopeptide repeat protein, producing the protein MTRVFQKPVVTTLSLCAALTILSGCNDSFVYQRSVSELNNKAAVMIAQGDAAGAVARLEAARDLMPKEPSLMYNLALAYQANKQPEKATALLAQFIEEFPNDKLAPGALKSLGVMEEAQGDAFLGQARQAKGKNDAAATARWTQQAQDSYQRAESAFSALAERSKTAEERQAVEQHLVGLRKIMNKAAAGELSPLMTSEGG; encoded by the coding sequence ATGACGCGCGTTTTTCAGAAACCTGTTGTAACAACGCTCTCGCTATGCGCCGCGTTGACGATCCTGTCGGGCTGTAATGACAGTTTTGTCTATCAGCGTTCGGTATCGGAGCTGAATAACAAGGCCGCCGTGATGATTGCTCAGGGCGACGCCGCCGGAGCCGTGGCGCGCCTTGAAGCAGCGCGCGATCTGATGCCGAAAGAGCCCTCGCTGATGTATAATCTGGCGCTGGCCTATCAGGCAAACAAGCAGCCGGAAAAGGCGACCGCCTTACTGGCGCAGTTTATCGAGGAATTCCCCAATGATAAGCTTGCGCCGGGGGCGCTGAAATCGCTGGGGGTGATGGAAGAAGCCCAGGGCGACGCGTTTTTGGGACAGGCCCGCCAAGCCAAAGGCAAGAACGACGCCGCTGCAACCGCACGGTGGACGCAACAGGCTCAGGACTCCTATCAACGCGCCGAAAGCGCCTTCAGCGCTCTGGCAGAGAGAAGCAAAACGGCAGAAGAGCGTCAGGCGGTAGAGCAGCATCTGGTGGGGTTGCGCAAGATCATGAATAAAGCCGCCGCCGGAGAATTATCGCCGCTAATGACGAGCGAGGGCGGCTAA
- the purN gene encoding phosphoribosylglycinamide formyltransferase: protein MNGVRLGVLLSGRGSNLVAIADAIDAGRIPGARIALTLSNRPSAPGVLIAEERGLPTAVLAPKAYDDREAYDRAVCDALRDQGVELVVLAGYDRILTPGFIRAFAGRILNIHPSLLPAYGGKGMVGERVHEAVLAAGETQSGCTAHLVTEAVDEGPILGRRVVDVLPGDTPQTLAARILREEHQLYPLVIAQAAQRLAQGEAIVADNFMAESGRPL from the coding sequence CTGAACGGCGTTCGACTGGGCGTCCTCTTGTCAGGGCGCGGCAGCAATCTGGTCGCCATCGCCGACGCGATTGACGCCGGGCGGATTCCGGGCGCGCGCATCGCGCTGACGCTGTCTAACCGGCCCTCTGCGCCGGGCGTGCTGATTGCCGAAGAACGCGGATTGCCCACCGCCGTGCTGGCGCCGAAAGCCTATGACGATCGCGAGGCCTACGACCGCGCCGTATGCGACGCGTTACGCGATCAAGGCGTCGAGCTGGTGGTATTGGCCGGGTATGACCGGATTCTGACGCCGGGCTTTATTCGGGCCTTCGCCGGGCGGATTTTGAATATTCACCCCAGTCTGCTGCCCGCCTATGGCGGCAAAGGCATGGTGGGAGAACGCGTCCATGAGGCGGTGTTGGCGGCAGGCGAAACGCAATCGGGCTGCACGGCGCATCTGGTGACCGAAGCGGTGGACGAGGGGCCAATTCTGGGCCGGCGGGTCGTCGACGTGCTGCCGGGCGATACGCCGCAGACGCTGGCGGCGCGCATCTTACGCGAAGAACACCAGTTGTATCCCCTTGTCATCGCGCAGGCGGCGCAACGGCTGGCCCAAGGCGAAGCGATTGTTGCAGATAATTTTATGGCGGAATCCGGGAGACCTTTATGA
- a CDS encoding 1-deoxy-D-xylulose-5-phosphate reductoisomerase gives MERMIVLGSTGSIGSQALDVLARFPERFAVVGLAAGGRRLETLAAQMRQFCPAQVAVPHARDAEALARLTPDFRGQILSGDDALETMACWDGYDAALIGVVGMRGLAPTLAALQAGRKVLTANKETFVAGGHLVAPYLAASPERLLPLDSEHSAIHQCLRGESRAEVDRLILTASGGPFRDARPDDLSRVTLADALRHPNWSMGPKITVDSATMMNKGLEIIEAHWLFDAPYDIIDVVIHPQSVVHSAVRFVDGSTTAQLGPPDMRLPILYALGYPQRLPNDFSPAPLDLATLGALEFRAPDPRLFPCLPLARAAGEQGGGAPTVLNAADEVAVELFLQESIRFIDIPLLIERALTAYQDQDVCADPSLSDILALDAQTRRRVRAFASCEAAIAG, from the coding sequence ATCGAACGGATGATTGTGCTGGGCTCGACGGGCTCAATTGGCTCGCAGGCGCTGGATGTTCTGGCGCGTTTTCCGGAGCGCTTTGCTGTGGTGGGGCTGGCGGCGGGCGGCCGTCGGCTGGAAACGCTGGCGGCGCAGATGAGGCAGTTTTGCCCGGCGCAGGTCGCCGTGCCGCACGCGCGCGACGCCGAGGCTCTGGCGCGCCTCACCCCCGATTTTCGAGGGCAGATCCTCAGCGGCGACGATGCGCTGGAAACCATGGCCTGTTGGGACGGTTACGACGCCGCGCTCATCGGCGTCGTGGGGATGCGCGGCCTGGCCCCGACGCTGGCGGCGCTGCAGGCCGGGCGTAAAGTCCTGACGGCCAACAAAGAAACCTTCGTCGCTGGCGGGCATCTAGTCGCCCCCTATCTGGCGGCTTCTCCCGAGCGTCTGCTCCCGCTGGACAGCGAACATTCGGCGATTCACCAGTGCTTGCGCGGCGAATCGCGCGCAGAAGTCGATCGCCTGATCCTGACGGCTTCCGGCGGCCCGTTTCGCGATGCGCGACCCGATGATCTGTCCCGCGTGACGCTGGCCGACGCGCTGCGACACCCCAATTGGTCGATGGGGCCTAAAATCACCGTCGATTCCGCGACGATGATGAACAAGGGGCTTGAAATCATCGAGGCGCACTGGCTCTTTGACGCCCCCTACGACATCATAGATGTGGTGATTCACCCGCAAAGCGTCGTGCACAGCGCAGTGCGTTTTGTCGATGGCTCAACGACGGCGCAGCTAGGGCCGCCCGATATGCGACTGCCGATTCTGTACGCGCTGGGCTATCCGCAGCGCCTTCCAAACGATTTCAGCCCTGCGCCGCTGGATCTGGCGACGCTGGGCGCGCTGGAATTCCGCGCGCCGGACCCTCGGCTTTTTCCGTGCCTGCCTTTGGCGCGCGCCGCAGGCGAGCAGGGCGGCGGCGCGCCCACGGTCCTGAATGCCGCCGATGAAGTCGCCGTTGAGCTGTTTTTACAGGAATCCATCCGCTTTATCGACATCCCCCTTCTGATTGAGCGCGCATTGACCGCCTATCAGGATCAGGACGTATGCGCGGACCCCTCGTTGAGCGATATTCTGGCGCTGGATGCGCAGACGCGCCGCCGCGTGCGCGCGTTTGCGTCCTGCGAGGCTGCCATCGCCGGGTAG